From the genome of Candidatus Electrothrix communis, one region includes:
- a CDS encoding outer membrane lipoprotein-sorting protein — MRYFILSTLLSCSLLAAASPALTKDNPKDDPKARAIMEKVEDREDGDNQESDMTMILIDKNDSERVRKIHSFTKDFGEDTHRMMFFVHPPDIKDTGFLTYDYDDEAKDDDQWLFLPALRKTKRIATDDKSSSFMGSDLNYADMTSRDLADYDFTLLKEQEDNGHKVWLIQALPRRPEVIDETGYEKSIVFIRQDNYYVVKAVHWVRDGGYLKYFDVKKLEQINGIWVATETHVTKKKGKAVEHKTVLKLDNVVFKDAMDKDIFTVRRLEKGM, encoded by the coding sequence ATGAGATATTTTATACTGTCAACTTTGCTGTCCTGCTCTTTGCTGGCTGCTGCCAGCCCGGCGCTTACAAAGGATAATCCCAAGGACGACCCCAAAGCTCGGGCAATCATGGAAAAGGTCGAAGACAGGGAGGACGGTGATAATCAGGAAAGCGATATGACCATGATCCTGATCGACAAGAATGACAGCGAGCGGGTCAGAAAGATCCATTCCTTTACCAAGGATTTCGGTGAAGATACCCATCGGATGATGTTTTTTGTCCATCCACCGGATATCAAGGATACCGGTTTTCTCACCTATGATTATGATGATGAGGCCAAGGACGATGACCAATGGCTCTTTCTGCCTGCTCTGCGCAAGACCAAGCGCATTGCCACGGATGATAAGAGTTCCAGCTTTATGGGCTCTGATTTAAACTATGCCGATATGACCTCTCGTGATCTGGCGGATTACGATTTCACCCTGTTAAAGGAGCAGGAGGATAACGGTCATAAGGTTTGGTTGATCCAGGCCTTGCCCCGCAGGCCGGAGGTGATCGACGAGACCGGGTACGAGAAGTCCATCGTCTTTATTCGGCAGGATAATTATTACGTGGTCAAGGCCGTGCATTGGGTGCGGGATGGTGGGTATCTCAAGTATTTTGATGTGAAGAAACTGGAGCAGATTAACGGCATTTGGGTGGCTACTGAAACCCATGTGACCAAGAAAAAAGGCAAGGCTGTCGAGCATAAGACGGTCCTGAAATTGGACAATGTCGTGTTTAAGGATGCAATGGATAAGGATATCTTTACGGTGCGGCGGCTGGAGAAGGGAATGTAG
- a CDS encoding thioredoxin family protein encodes MKRVSSLICFNLILFSLLLPAISVTASDTPAEVPVPGMITLVDLGAHKCIPCKMMAPILKKMTAEYAGRAAVIFIDVWKDKSQGEKFKISTIPTQIFFDAQGEEVYRHQGFLAEEDIVSQLTKMGVKQAAKAK; translated from the coding sequence ATGAAGAGAGTGTCCTCACTCATTTGTTTCAACCTGATCCTGTTCTCTCTGCTTCTTCCGGCAATTTCGGTGACAGCATCGGATACTCCTGCTGAGGTTCCGGTGCCCGGCATGATCACCTTGGTGGATTTGGGTGCCCATAAATGTATCCCCTGCAAGATGATGGCTCCGATCCTGAAAAAAATGACCGCCGAATATGCAGGCCGGGCCGCCGTCATCTTTATAGATGTCTGGAAGGATAAGAGCCAAGGGGAGAAATTCAAGATATCCACCATCCCGACCCAGATTTTTTTTGATGCACAAGGCGAAGAGGTCTATCGCCACCAAGGCTTTCTGGCTGAAGAGGACATTGTCAGCCAATTAACCAAGATGGGTGTCAAGCAAGCGGCCAAGGCGAAATAA
- a CDS encoding type II toxin-antitoxin system VapB family antitoxin: MATNLAIDDWLIEEAKNLGKHRTKKGAVIEALQEYIQRRREMKILNIFSTIEYEQDYDYKKQRLVK, from the coding sequence ATGGCTACAAATCTCGCTATTGACGACTGGCTTATTGAAGAAGCAAAAAATCTTGGCAAGCACCGCACCAAAAAAGGTGCTGTAATAGAGGCTTTGCAAGAATATATTCAGAGAAGAAGAGAAATGAAGATATTAAATATTTTTAGCACAATAGAGTACGAGCAAGACTATGACTACAAGAAGCAGAGACTTGTAAAATAA
- a CDS encoding cytochrome c biogenesis protein CcdA, with product MDSVFLAINGWMTNGGWIAALGCLLWGMVSVLFSPCHLASIPLIVAYVGGQDELVEGRRAVKFAVLFSVGLFITIAAVGIICSLLGRMLGDIGSYWTILIGVILLWVALDMLGVAKCSIPGNSIMSKLQLKGSSGALTLGLVYGILSGSCTFGFIAPILAVITVQEKIATGILFIILFGIGHCLPIAVAGSSTATVRRLLENSSFGRGTIWFRKGAGVVITGLGIYFIVLPFV from the coding sequence ATGGATAGCGTATTTCTCGCCATCAACGGCTGGATGACCAACGGGGGCTGGATTGCCGCCTTGGGCTGTCTGCTCTGGGGAATGGTTTCAGTATTGTTCAGCCCCTGCCACCTCGCTTCAATTCCGTTGATCGTGGCCTATGTGGGTGGTCAGGACGAATTGGTGGAAGGGAGGCGGGCCGTCAAGTTTGCCGTGCTCTTCAGTGTCGGCCTGTTTATCACCATTGCGGCAGTGGGGATTATCTGCTCTCTGCTGGGCAGAATGCTGGGTGATATCGGCTCCTACTGGACAATCCTTATCGGCGTTATCCTGCTTTGGGTGGCCCTTGATATGCTCGGCGTGGCAAAATGCTCCATACCCGGCAATAGCATCATGTCGAAATTACAGTTAAAGGGCTCTTCCGGTGCCCTTACTCTCGGGCTGGTTTACGGCATACTCTCTGGCTCCTGCACTTTTGGTTTTATCGCCCCTATTCTCGCTGTTATCACTGTTCAGGAAAAAATTGCCACCGGGATACTGTTCATCATTCTTTTCGGTATCGGTCATTGCCTGCCCATCGCTGTGGCAGGCAGCTCCACAGCCACGGTAAGAAGGTTGTTGGAAAATTCCTCCTTCGGTCGAGGAACCATCTGGTTCAGGAAGGGGGCAGGTGTGGTGATCACTGGTTTGGGGATTTATTTTATCGTCCTTCCCTTTGTCTGA
- a CDS encoding efflux RND transporter permease subunit has protein sequence MNRIRERIENKFAAAARLFYRHNIITLLVLAIFTGALLSQLPNLTLDTSTEGFLHDQDPDLLAYNDFRDQFGNTEMVIVAVKSKDIFAPEFLQKLQKMHVELRDQVPYVDDINSLINARSTRGDGDRLIVEDLLENWPKTPEELAAVKERALANPLYKNMLISEKGDFTAVVLQTQAYSSQGEEVDDVLAGFTEDTETTAQEERIFLTDAETSEVVQAVTSIVDTYRAPDFEIYVAGGPVVTDFLKKAMMKDMRKFMLLVGLTIGTFLFLMFRRASAVFLPLLVVAFSLLSTLALMAIFGTAIKLPTQILPSFLMAVGVGDSVHILAIFFHRFRKNKGDKAEAVEYAVGHSGLAVFMTSLTTAGGLLSFSTADVAPIADLGIYAAAGVMLALLYTIVLLPALLALIPLKDQKEKTSQQTTSRLDNILSTIGHVATGNPKAILVITALIFIVSIVGITRVKFSHDVVRWYKKDSPIRIASEIIDEEMRGSIALEIILDTGKVNGLYDPDLLQRIDNSVGYVEQLKKGKIFAGKAWSITTILKEIHQALNENRPEFYAVPDNPDLIPQEFLLFENSGSDDLEDVTDSQFSKARFTIKVPFQDAVAYTDFIQTVNEHFQQTFPELKITTTGMTSILFQTMARVIRSMAKSYTIALIVITLLMILLIGKMRTGLLSMIPNLFPIILTLGIMGWFHVPLDLFTMLIGSISIGLAVDDTIHFMHNFRRYFEQSGDAKQAVMETLHSTGRAMLITTCVLSLGFFVFMFASMNNLINFGWLTGFTIIMALLADYFIAPALMVLVNRPKRVSAPSA, from the coding sequence ATGAATCGTATCAGAGAACGTATAGAAAACAAATTTGCCGCTGCAGCGCGTCTGTTCTATCGGCATAACATCATCACCCTGCTTGTGCTGGCAATCTTTACCGGCGCACTCCTCTCGCAGCTCCCCAACCTCACCTTGGATACCTCTACCGAAGGCTTCCTGCATGACCAGGATCCTGACTTGCTGGCATATAATGATTTTCGGGACCAGTTCGGCAATACCGAGATGGTCATCGTGGCTGTCAAAAGCAAGGACATCTTTGCTCCGGAATTTTTGCAGAAGTTACAAAAAATGCATGTGGAACTGCGAGATCAGGTTCCCTATGTGGATGACATCAACAGCCTGATCAATGCCCGTAGCACCAGGGGTGATGGGGACCGGCTGATTGTCGAAGACCTGCTGGAAAACTGGCCGAAAACACCGGAAGAGCTGGCCGCTGTGAAGGAACGGGCCTTGGCGAATCCCCTGTATAAAAATATGCTCATTTCGGAGAAAGGAGATTTTACCGCCGTTGTTCTCCAGACGCAGGCCTACTCCTCTCAGGGCGAAGAGGTTGATGATGTACTGGCCGGTTTTACAGAGGATACCGAGACAACTGCGCAGGAAGAGCGGATCTTTCTCACGGATGCGGAAACCAGCGAGGTGGTTCAGGCCGTGACCAGCATTGTTGATACCTACCGTGCCCCGGATTTTGAGATCTATGTTGCCGGAGGCCCGGTGGTTACCGACTTTCTTAAGAAAGCCATGATGAAGGACATGAGAAAGTTTATGCTGCTGGTCGGCCTGACCATTGGTACCTTTCTCTTTCTGATGTTCCGGCGGGCTTCAGCTGTTTTCCTGCCTTTACTCGTGGTCGCATTCTCGCTCCTCTCTACCTTGGCCCTGATGGCCATCTTTGGTACGGCGATAAAGCTCCCTACTCAGATTCTCCCCTCTTTCCTGATGGCGGTTGGGGTGGGTGACTCGGTCCATATCCTGGCGATTTTCTTTCATCGTTTCCGCAAAAACAAGGGTGACAAAGCCGAGGCCGTAGAATACGCAGTCGGCCATTCCGGGCTTGCTGTCTTCATGACCTCACTGACCACGGCAGGTGGCCTGCTCTCCTTTTCCACTGCGGATGTGGCACCTATTGCCGATCTGGGAATCTATGCTGCTGCCGGGGTTATGCTGGCGCTGCTCTACACCATTGTTCTCTTGCCTGCTCTTCTTGCTCTGATTCCTCTGAAAGATCAAAAGGAAAAGACTTCTCAACAGACCACTTCTCGGCTCGATAATATTTTGTCCACAATCGGGCATGTTGCCACTGGCAATCCCAAGGCAATTTTGGTCATCACGGCCCTGATTTTTATTGTGTCTATCGTCGGTATTACCCGAGTCAAGTTTTCCCATGATGTTGTTCGCTGGTATAAAAAAGACTCTCCCATTCGTATTGCCTCGGAAATTATTGATGAGGAGATGCGGGGCTCAATCGCCTTGGAGATTATCCTGGACACGGGTAAGGTCAATGGCCTATATGATCCGGATCTCCTGCAACGAATAGATAACTCGGTCGGGTACGTAGAGCAGTTGAAGAAAGGAAAGATATTTGCGGGCAAGGCCTGGAGCATCACCACCATCCTGAAGGAAATCCATCAGGCCTTGAACGAAAATCGACCGGAATTCTATGCGGTCCCTGATAATCCCGACCTGATTCCCCAAGAGTTTCTCCTCTTTGAAAACAGCGGCTCCGATGATCTGGAAGACGTAACAGACAGCCAGTTTTCCAAGGCCCGGTTCACCATCAAGGTGCCGTTCCAGGATGCTGTGGCCTATACTGATTTTATTCAGACAGTGAACGAACATTTTCAGCAGACCTTTCCTGAGCTGAAAATTACCACCACCGGTATGACCTCCATCCTCTTTCAGACTATGGCCCGGGTTATCCGCAGTATGGCCAAGAGTTACACCATTGCCCTGATCGTCATCACGCTGTTGATGATCCTTTTGATCGGTAAAATGCGGACCGGGCTGCTGAGTATGATCCCCAACCTCTTCCCCATTATTCTCACCTTGGGCATTATGGGCTGGTTTCATGTCCCTCTGGATCTCTTCACTATGCTGATAGGGAGTATCTCCATTGGCTTAGCTGTGGATGATACGATCCATTTTATGCATAATTTTCGCCGTTATTTTGAGCAAAGCGGTGATGCCAAACAGGCGGTCATGGAAACTCTGCATAGTACGGGCCGGGCCATGCTGATTACCACCTGTGTCCTGTCTCTTGGTTTTTTTGTCTTTATGTTTGCTTCCATGAACAACCTGATTAATTTTGGTTGGCTCACCGGTTTTACCATTATTATGGCTCTGTTAGCAGATTATTTCATTGCCCCGGCCCTGATGGTACTGGTGAATCGGCCCAAACGGGTTTCCGCCCCTTCTGCTTAA
- a CDS encoding permease, producing MEPIKPTDCCGADSELHQETGEKTPSEQNEHNECNEQKEQKIKRVAWGIFGIALWFILYKQLLPFSHWFAYSLLGLAPGSHLGEAVQFFVYDTPKVMMLLLLIVFTVGIVRSFFTPEKTRNLLAGKREVTGNVMAAGLGIVTPFCSCSAVPLFIGFVQAGVPLGVTLSFLIAAPMVNEVGLVLLYGLLGWKIAGLYLMTGLAVAIVSGWVIGRFNMESSIEDWVREIRAGEQPNMGMKLTWTDRIEQGKEAVRDIVGKVWPYVIAGIGVGATIHGYVPEDFMAAVMGKDAWWSVPGAVLIGIPMYSNAAGIVPIVEALLGKGAALGTVLAFMMSVIALSLPEIVILRKVLKPKLIGVFIAVVGGGILLTGFLFNLII from the coding sequence ATGGAACCCATTAAACCGACAGACTGCTGCGGAGCTGATTCTGAACTCCACCAGGAGACTGGTGAGAAAACGCCAAGCGAGCAAAATGAGCATAACGAGTGCAACGAGCAAAAAGAACAGAAGATAAAACGGGTCGCATGGGGCATCTTCGGGATCGCCCTCTGGTTTATCCTGTACAAGCAACTTCTGCCGTTTTCCCATTGGTTTGCCTATAGCCTACTGGGTCTTGCTCCGGGCAGTCATCTTGGCGAGGCTGTCCAATTCTTTGTCTATGACACCCCCAAGGTTATGATGCTCCTGCTCCTGATTGTCTTCACGGTCGGGATAGTTCGCAGTTTTTTTACCCCGGAGAAAACCCGTAACCTGCTGGCCGGAAAAAGAGAAGTAACCGGTAATGTCATGGCAGCGGGTCTGGGGATTGTTACCCCCTTTTGTTCCTGCTCCGCAGTGCCGCTTTTTATCGGCTTTGTCCAGGCAGGAGTACCCTTGGGCGTCACCCTGTCTTTTCTCATCGCCGCCCCTATGGTCAATGAGGTCGGGCTGGTTCTCCTTTACGGCCTCTTGGGGTGGAAGATTGCTGGGCTTTACCTGATGACAGGTCTTGCTGTGGCCATTGTTTCCGGATGGGTTATCGGTCGTTTTAATATGGAATCCTCTATTGAAGACTGGGTACGGGAAATACGGGCTGGAGAACAGCCGAACATGGGTATGAAGCTTACCTGGACAGATCGCATTGAGCAGGGTAAAGAAGCAGTGCGGGATATTGTCGGCAAGGTCTGGCCCTATGTCATCGCCGGTATCGGGGTAGGAGCGACCATCCACGGCTATGTGCCTGAAGACTTCATGGCCGCTGTTATGGGGAAGGATGCCTGGTGGTCGGTGCCTGGAGCGGTCTTGATCGGTATCCCGATGTATTCCAACGCGGCGGGCATTGTACCTATCGTTGAAGCCCTGCTCGGCAAAGGGGCTGCTCTCGGAACGGTGCTGGCCTTTATGATGAGTGTTATCGCGCTGTCCCTGCCGGAAATAGTGATCCTTCGCAAGGTGCTGAAGCCTAAGCTTATAGGGGTGTTTATCGCCGTGGTAGGCGGCGGCATCCTACTCACTGGCTTTTTATTTAACCTCATTATTTAA
- a CDS encoding Txe/YoeB family addiction module toxin: MVIWKIFYTKQALKDAKKLSASGLRKKAEKLLDVLRSNPYQTPPPFEKLVGDLFGAYSRRINIQHRIVYQIIDSEKTVKVIRLWTHYE, encoded by the coding sequence ATGGTGATATGGAAAATTTTCTATACGAAGCAGGCATTGAAAGATGCCAAAAAACTTTCTGCCTCCGGGTTGCGAAAAAAAGCTGAAAAGCTGCTGGACGTTCTTCGGAGCAACCCTTATCAGACACCTCCCCCGTTTGAGAAGCTCGTAGGTGATTTATTCGGTGCATACTCCCGACGAATCAATATTCAGCACCGGATAGTCTATCAGATTATTGACAGTGAAAAGACCGTCAAAGTTATCCGCTTGTGGACTCATTATGAATGA
- a CDS encoding metalloregulator ArsR/SmtB family transcription factor: MKTFIRIMKALSDPNRVKIIKLLKQKELCVCELTALLGLAQPTVSKHLKNLEDAGLVASSREGSWVNYRLAAGEESVYAETMLNNLAGWLDDDRQIQEILARLPQVDRERICAA; this comes from the coding sequence ATGAAAACGTTTATACGTATAATGAAGGCGTTGTCCGATCCGAACAGGGTAAAAATCATCAAGCTTCTGAAACAAAAAGAACTTTGTGTCTGCGAGCTTACCGCGTTGCTCGGACTGGCTCAGCCGACAGTGTCCAAGCATCTGAAGAATCTTGAAGATGCCGGACTGGTTGCATCAAGCCGGGAAGGTTCCTGGGTGAATTACCGGCTCGCCGCAGGGGAGGAATCAGTCTATGCCGAAACCATGCTGAACAATCTTGCGGGTTGGTTGGACGATGATCGTCAAATTCAGGAAATTTTGGCCAGATTGCCCCAAGTTGATCGGGAACGGATCTGCGCCGCCTAA
- a CDS encoding thioredoxin family protein, whose amino-acid sequence MNIKICGPGCKKCEQATEAVREAVAEAGLEVEIEKISDFAEMAKLGVLSTPAVIIDGQVKCVGKAPSKKEILSWIA is encoded by the coding sequence ATGAACATTAAGATTTGCGGACCCGGTTGCAAAAAATGCGAGCAGGCTACTGAAGCAGTACGAGAAGCTGTTGCCGAGGCCGGGCTTGAGGTCGAGATTGAAAAAATATCTGATTTTGCCGAGATGGCGAAATTAGGGGTGCTGTCTACGCCAGCGGTCATTATTGACGGTCAGGTGAAATGTGTGGGTAAAGCTCCCTCTAAAAAAGAAATTTTATCTTGGATTGCATAG
- a CDS encoding MMPL family transporter yields MSKIYKKSETLFRAFTAFVYERKYAALILMLLCTAGLASQLGKLTIDTRDESLFHATDPALIAYNDFKERFGQDEIFIVALQPAQGLDKDFFATLRRLHQELENTVPYIDEITSLANARVVRGDADTLSIEELFEHPPQTDEEAARIRKLIDHYPLYENFLVSRDRSTVSVIIRPLALKAEPEDVLAGFEQEEVEEEDAADRYLSNAESMEITEAIQKVIGKYQDPDLKIFFSGSPAVIVTLNDSIRRDLTLMLPLSLLVIIFFLTLLYRRLSGVVYPVLIVVLSLLSTLGFMALFNIPITSASQILPGFLVVVGIADGVHILTIFYRNFNRCGDKKQAVVDAVGFAGLPVLMTSVTTACGLLSFVWADIATLAQFGWIAPMGVLMAFVYTVILLPALIAIFPVRQGRGGIVAIDSQTDTLFSRIAAITTGRPIAVIAVFGLIAIISLYGVLTLRFSHDGISWFPEDAPIRIATERLDAVNGGTTILEILIDSGRENGLHDPDFLHRLDLAVARIGKLEAAGIRAGKVMALPDVLKETNRALHADQDEAYIVPETRELIAQELLLFEASGSDDLEGFTDSTFQTARISILVPLGDAVLYAKYMEKTEEYLKELFSDASVTMTGKMPLLVQIIKNSITTMTKSYTISLVIITLLMIVLVGQIRIGLMSMAANVVPILCVMGMMGIVNIPLDLGTMIIGSLVLGIVVDDTIHFLHHFRRAFEETGNVETAVRETLLSTGRALFITSMVLSGGFFIFTVGYMVSNVRFGVICGFAVLFALVADFFLVPALLTLVYRKAA; encoded by the coding sequence ATGAGCAAAATATACAAAAAAAGCGAAACCCTGTTCAGGGCGTTCACCGCCTTTGTCTACGAGCGAAAATACGCAGCCCTGATCCTGATGTTGCTGTGTACCGCCGGGCTGGCCAGCCAGCTGGGCAAGCTCACGATCGACACCCGGGACGAGAGTTTATTCCATGCAACCGATCCCGCCCTGATCGCCTATAATGACTTCAAAGAACGCTTCGGTCAGGACGAAATTTTTATCGTTGCTCTCCAACCTGCGCAGGGACTGGATAAAGATTTTTTCGCCACCTTGCGACGGCTGCACCAGGAACTTGAAAATACGGTGCCGTACATTGACGAGATCACCAGCCTGGCCAACGCAAGGGTGGTTCGGGGGGATGCGGACACCCTCTCTATTGAAGAACTGTTTGAGCATCCGCCACAAACCGATGAGGAAGCAGCAAGGATCAGAAAACTCATTGATCATTACCCACTCTATGAAAATTTCCTGGTCTCCCGTGACCGCTCAACGGTTTCCGTTATTATCAGGCCACTGGCCCTCAAGGCCGAGCCAGAGGATGTGTTGGCGGGTTTTGAGCAGGAAGAGGTGGAGGAGGAAGATGCCGCTGACCGGTATCTGAGCAATGCGGAAAGTATGGAGATCACCGAGGCAATTCAGAAGGTCATCGGTAAATACCAGGACCCGGATCTGAAAATTTTTTTTTCCGGCAGCCCAGCTGTGATAGTTACGCTTAATGACAGCATTAGAAGAGACCTAACTCTCATGCTGCCCCTTTCCCTGTTGGTGATTATTTTTTTTCTGACCCTGCTCTACCGGCGACTTTCAGGTGTTGTCTATCCCGTCCTGATCGTGGTGCTCTCCCTGCTCTCCACCCTCGGTTTCATGGCCCTGTTCAATATCCCCATCACCTCGGCCAGTCAGATCCTGCCCGGCTTTCTGGTCGTTGTCGGGATTGCCGACGGGGTTCATATCCTCACCATCTTTTATCGAAATTTTAACCGTTGTGGCGATAAGAAACAGGCTGTTGTCGATGCAGTCGGATTCGCTGGCCTGCCCGTGCTGATGACCAGCGTAACCACGGCCTGCGGCCTGCTCTCCTTTGTCTGGGCCGATATAGCCACGCTGGCCCAGTTTGGCTGGATAGCGCCCATGGGGGTGCTCATGGCCTTTGTCTACACGGTTATCCTTCTACCGGCACTTATAGCGATCTTTCCGGTACGGCAGGGCAGAGGCGGAATCGTTGCAATTGATTCGCAAACAGATACGCTGTTCAGCCGGATAGCCGCAATAACAACAGGTCGTCCTATCGCGGTTATCGCCGTTTTCGGGCTTATCGCCATTATCTCCTTATACGGTGTTTTAACACTGCGCTTCTCTCATGATGGCATATCCTGGTTTCCTGAAGACGCACCTATCCGAATCGCCACGGAACGACTTGATGCGGTGAACGGCGGCACCACGATACTGGAGATACTGATTGACTCGGGTCGGGAAAACGGTCTCCATGACCCTGATTTCCTCCACCGCCTGGATCTGGCTGTTGCTCGGATCGGCAAACTTGAGGCTGCCGGGATCAGGGCCGGAAAGGTTATGGCGCTCCCTGATGTGCTGAAAGAGACCAACCGGGCCTTGCATGCTGATCAGGACGAGGCCTATATCGTGCCGGAGACCCGTGAGCTCATAGCTCAGGAGCTGCTTCTTTTTGAAGCAAGCGGCAGCGACGATTTGGAGGGTTTCACCGACAGCACCTTCCAGACGGCCCGAATTTCCATACTCGTGCCTTTGGGTGATGCTGTCCTCTATGCCAAGTACATGGAGAAAACAGAGGAATATCTCAAGGAATTGTTTTCGGACGCCTCTGTGACCATGACCGGAAAAATGCCCCTTTTGGTTCAGATAATTAAAAATTCGATAACAACCATGACCAAGAGCTACACCATTTCTTTGGTGATTATAACCCTGCTGATGATCGTCTTGGTGGGCCAAATCCGCATCGGCCTGATGAGTATGGCGGCCAATGTGGTCCCAATTCTCTGCGTCATGGGAATGATGGGCATAGTTAATATTCCTCTTGATCTGGGCACAATGATAATTGGTAGCTTGGTTTTGGGTATCGTGGTGGACGACACCATCCATTTCCTTCACCATTTTCGCCGGGCCTTTGAAGAAACAGGGAATGTGGAAACAGCAGTCCGTGAAACCCTGCTCAGTACCGGCAGGGCCTTGTTTATCACCAGCATGGTGCTCAGCGGCGGTTTTTTTATCTTTACGGTGGGTTACATGGTCAGCAATGTCCGCTTCGGTGTTATCTGCGGTTTCGCGGTGCTCTTTGCCCTGGTGGCTGATTTTTTTCTGGTTCCGGCTTTGCTCACCCTTGTGTATCGAAAAGCAGCATAA
- a CDS encoding type II toxin-antitoxin system Phd/YefM family antitoxin, whose product MPTLTATQARSKLYRLIDETAASHQPVTITGKRGNAVLISEEDWIAIQETLYLMSVPGMRKSIKEGLAVPLSECEEDIEW is encoded by the coding sequence ATGCCGACGTTAACTGCTACTCAGGCACGTTCGAAACTCTATCGTCTGATAGATGAGACTGCCGCTTCACATCAACCTGTGACAATTACCGGAAAAAGAGGAAATGCTGTGCTGATTTCCGAAGAAGACTGGATAGCTATACAGGAAACACTTTACCTGATGTCTGTTCCGGGTATGAGGAAGTCGATCAAGGAAGGGCTGGCCGTTCCTCTCAGCGAGTGTGAAGAGGACATTGAATGGTGA
- a CDS encoding DUF6399 domain-containing protein, which yields MASKVKQVEEARAQDQKATQDLDNYRGTIRKISKTVHPFKLDDNKPQDSANVAKELREQAKNIETLACKQGINDNTGVMKKFKNQIKELVPSIDFWWLYVFTNLIGLGKRSKELLDWAMYHLLPTVYWYNQARKTKNPTLRKEYEKVWEKALVVFQAHALTGTFSEDEIFFWQNWAEEMVGKFHRASSAVEGRNGFLSQIHHNNRGLNSNRLKSLTVMHNYFTKRSDGSTAAQRLFGEKPPDLFEWLLHQVGELPLPRKPRKHVKSNPLNLLSVPA from the coding sequence GTGGCCTCCAAAGTGAAGCAGGTCGAAGAAGCACGGGCTCAAGACCAAAAAGCCACGCAAGATCTGGATAACTACCGTGGAACAATAAGGAAAATATCAAAAACGGTGCATCCGTTCAAACTGGACGACAATAAACCGCAAGATTCTGCAAACGTTGCAAAAGAGCTGCGAGAGCAAGCCAAGAATATTGAAACGCTGGCCTGCAAACAAGGTATTAACGACAATACCGGCGTTATGAAGAAATTTAAGAATCAAATAAAAGAATTGGTCCCATCAATTGATTTTTGGTGGTTGTATGTGTTCACTAACCTGATAGGGCTGGGAAAGAGGAGCAAGGAACTGCTGGATTGGGCAATGTACCATCTTTTGCCTACGGTGTATTGGTACAATCAGGCAAGAAAAACTAAGAACCCAACCCTTCGAAAAGAATATGAAAAAGTATGGGAAAAAGCTTTGGTCGTCTTTCAGGCGCATGCCTTGACTGGAACATTTAGCGAGGATGAGATTTTCTTTTGGCAAAATTGGGCCGAGGAAATGGTGGGAAAATTTCATCGAGCTTCCTCTGCTGTCGAAGGACGTAACGGATTCTTGTCACAAATTCATCATAATAATAGAGGATTGAATTCAAATCGTCTCAAATCGCTTACCGTTATGCATAATTATTTCACAAAACGCTCAGATGGCAGTACAGCAGCGCAACGATTGTTTGGTGAAAAGCCACCGGACTTATTTGAATGGTTGCTGCACCAAGTGGGCGAGTTGCCCCTGCCTCGTAAGCCGAGAAAACATGTCAAGAGTAACCCTTTGAATTTACTTTCTGTCCCGGCTTAA
- a CDS encoding MarR family transcriptional regulator: protein MKLDPYESIGFHCNLTTKTFLSVLGEKLQGSGISPGQFLALANLTALGPLSQSELADRLAITGATTARLIDRMERDEWVRRERAPEDQRVKMIIPTEKAARTWAEISTAGRAVLDQAYQGISKEELETVKQILQKIRNNLDR, encoded by the coding sequence TTGAAACTTGACCCTTATGAAAGTATAGGTTTTCATTGTAATCTCACAACGAAGACCTTTCTTAGCGTGTTGGGCGAAAAGCTCCAAGGCAGCGGTATCAGTCCGGGGCAATTTCTCGCCCTGGCCAACCTGACCGCCCTTGGCCCGCTTTCCCAGTCTGAGCTGGCTGACCGTCTTGCCATTACCGGCGCAACCACGGCCCGACTCATCGACCGAATGGAACGGGATGAATGGGTGAGGAGGGAGCGAGCCCCTGAAGACCAGCGGGTCAAGATGATCATTCCCACAGAAAAAGCCGCGAGAACCTGGGCAGAGATTTCTACCGCCGGTCGGGCAGTTCTTGATCAGGCCTACCAGGGCATCAGCAAAGAAGAGTTGGAGACCGTGAAACAGATCTTGCAAAAAATCCGCAATAACCTCGATAGATAA